The following is a genomic window from Methylomarinum vadi.
CCTGGTCACGACCACTCACGAGCTATCCAACCAGGATATCGGTTTTCGTGTATTAGCGGGGCAGGGCGCTAATATCGACACCACAACGACAAACGGAAAATTGATTTTCGGCATCTTTGCAGTGCTGGCAGAGTTCGAGCGGGACTTGATCAGCGAACGCACGAAGGCAGGACTGGCTGCGGCTAGGGCCAGGGGACGGAAAGGCGGAGCCAAGCCCTCGTTGACAAAAGCGCAAATCAGACAGGCACAGGCCTCGATGGGGAAGCGCGAAACCGTGGTCTCGGAACTTTGTAAGGAACTAGGTATCACCAAGCCTACTTTGTATCGCTATGTCGGTCCTGACGGCTCCTTGCGGGAATTTGGCAAAAAAGTGTTGGGGATTAAGCAATAACATGTTGAATATTAGCTGGTTGAAAAAAGACAAGGCTAAATCCGAAGCGGTACCGCCGGATATTCCCGGAATTTTGTCGATTCGAAGTGTCGACGATTTGTTGTCTCCTCATCGAGGAATGATGGTGCAAATCGATGAATTGGCCGGTTTATCGGAACGCAATTTCAACCGTTACTATCTTCACGCCATTCGGAATTTCACGCGATTCGTGCAATTGCTTCCAGCCTCGGAAGTGCATCACCACGCTGGCCCCGGAGGAATGCTAACACATACCTTGGAAGTCTGTGTGAATGCGTTGAAGATCCGACGATCTTATTTATTGTCCGAAAGCGGCGGAGCCGAGGAGATAGCCGCCAAACAGGATTTATGGACTTACGCTGTTTTTCTGGCTGCACTATCACACGACTTGGCCAAAGTCGCCGTCGATCAATCGGTGACGGTTTACGATGCCGATCGCAAGGCAATACCCTGGTCGCCTTGGGATTCGTTTTTGGACGAGCAGGGTGTATGGTACAGCACGGAGTTCCAACGCGGACGGAAATACCGCCTGCATGAGAAAGCCTCGCTGCTGTTAATCCATCGAATCATTCCGTCATACGCATTAAACTGGTTATCCGGCGATCGACACATTTTTGAGCAATGGCTGGCTTGCGTGTCGGGTGATATCGAAAATGCCTCATCGATCGGTGAGATTGTTGGCTCTGCCGATAGCAAATCCGTAGCCACGAACCTGGGCGCAGATTCCAGCCGAATGTCAACCGTCCGAACGAAACCATTGCACGAAAAGATGTTGACCGCTTTGCGCCATTTATTGAACGAAGGAGATTTGCCGTTAAACAGAAATGGCGCGGCCGGTTGGGTTAGCGGCGACGACTGTTGGCTGGTGAGCAAGCGAACCGTGGATGCAATCAGGGATCAATTAACCCAAGAAGGGCACTCCGGCATACCAACGAAAAACGGCCGTATGTTCGACATACTCCAAGAGCATGGCGTACTGATCCCGTATGGCGACAAAGCGATCTGGCCAGCCGTCGTCGAAGGGGAAGGGTGGCGTAATGAATTGACCATGATCCGGATTGCGGTTGCGAAAATTTGGACGAATCCAGACAATCGGCCGGATGAGTTTGGTGGTCGGATTGTACCAGCTGAAATGGAATCAGTGGCCGACGATGAAGTTCGACCGATTGCCGAGAACAATACGGATATTCGAACCAATGTCACCGCGAACGAATCGGCAAGTGACTCGGAATCGGTTAACGAAGAGACACCTCCTACGGTAGCCGATGAGTCTTCTTCGGATTCGCAAGGCGCTGTGGCTTATTTCGATTTAGCGGAGTTTCTTCCATCAGATACGGATTCTCTGGGTGACGGCCACGGGGTTGATTCGCAACACATGCAAGAAAGCAAATCCAAGGACACCGAGCCAGGCTCCACTCCACAAAACCCAAGGGTAGATACAACGCAAAAAAAAGCGGATGGCGTCCAAGTACCTCAGTTCATGAACCAATCTACCGACGACCAATCGGCTAGTTTTAAAACTGATTCAGAAAAGGATACCAACGACCCGGTTGAGCAATTTTTTTCATGGTTGAGCTCAGGAATTCATAAAGGTGAGATCAAGACCAATCGGCCTAGAGCGAGGGTTCATGTCGTCAAGGAAGGCGTTGCACTGATCACGCCAGGAATATTTCAGGATTATGTGCTATCACAAAAATTAGATAAATCTGAATGGACCTCATTCCAGAAAAAGGTGTTGAAAAAGAATTGGCATATGAAGGACGGGCGAGGTTTGAATGTGATCAGTTACCAAGTCGTAGGAAGCAACAAATCAGCTAAGGTCAATGTGATTCTATTTCCGAATACTTCTCAGGTATTTGGTAAAAATGAACCACCAAAAGTGAATCCGCATTTGATTCAGGAATGAGAAGTCGTCAATATTTTGATACTCTACACTATTTTCTTTAGGTGTCGGGTACGATATTGTGGAAACTGATAAAAACCCAAATGTCCGTGAAGGCATTTGGGCCGACTCCAAATATATGAAGGACGTAAGCCGACGGTTAAAACGTGTTTTGAATTGATCGAAAAAGGAATGACGAGGCAAGCGATAGCTGAAAAATTGGGAATCAGAGCCCCCCAGTGTCTATCGAATATTGTGCGTTCATTTCAAATATTTAAATAAATGACAATTACTTACTGATCGATCTGGAATGATGAAATGACCCACCAAGGAATATCGACCGAATGAAATGGACAACATCCACGCATTGAAGCCGTCGATTTGTTTTGTGGCGCAGGCGGTTTGACGCGTGGTTTGGAAAATTCCGGTATCGAAGTCAAATTGGGCGTGGATATAGACCCGGCTTGTGCTTATCCCTATACGGAAAACAACGCCGCTCGTTTTCTGCTCAAATCCGTCGAGGAAATGAGAGGGGATGAAGTGGTCGATACGTTCGCCGGGGCGAACTTGAAACTGTTGGCTGGTTGCGCGCCTTGTCAGACATTTTCATCCTACAATCAAAAAGCGAATTCGACCGATAGACGGTGGTGGTTGCTGCTCGAGTTCGGACGTTTTGTTCGTGAAACATGTCCGGAATTGGTGACGATGGAAAACGTTCCAGGCCTCGTGGAACAAAACGTTTTCCGAGATTTCGTCGACGATCTAAAAAACCGAGGATATGAAGTCGATTATCGAGTGGTCAATTGTGCCGATTACGGATTGCCCCAGCAAAGAAGCCGATTGGTGTTGCTCGCATCGAGGCTCGGGGAGATCGAACTCATACCACCAACTCATTCGGAAAGCGAGAGGCGAACCGTCCATCACGCCATCGGAGACCTTCCTCCCTTGAAAGCGGGAGAAGTAGATTCTCGGGATCCCCTTCATCAGAGTGCGACACTTTCACCGATAAATCTCAAAAGAATCCTCGCTTCTCGCCCCGGAGGTTCTTGGCGGGATTGGCCTAGAGAACTCGTCGCCGATTGTCACAAAAAAGATTCAGGGAAAACGTATCCGAGCGTATATGGGCGGATGAGTTGGAAAGAACCGGCGCCGACCATGACGACACAGTTTTACGGATTCGGTAATGGCCGATTCGGTCATCCGGAGCAAAACCGAGCGATTTCGTTACGTGAAGGAGCGATATTGCAAAGCTTTCCTGATGGATACAAATTCACGCCTCCTGGAGAGCCGATCAGCAAGAAAACTATCGGTCGTCTCATCGGCAATGCCGTGCCGGTGATACTTGGCGAGGTCATCGGGCGAAGCATCCAGGATCACGTGAACCGCCTCGATAGACGAACAGACAAGAATTGAAGCCCCATTATTTCAATCACATAAAGGGAAGACCGACTTATGGACGAACTGTACCAAACTTCATCGAATCACTTTATTACGTCCGTACCTGAACCCGGACAACTCGTCGAAGTCAGAAGACGTCAATGGGTCGTCAGCGACGTTCAGGGACAATCTTTCGAAGCCAACGGAGAGCAACATGTCGTGACCCTGTCCTCCTTGGACGAGGACGCTTTGGGTGAAGAGCTCCAAGTGGTATGGCAGATAGAACCCGGAGCCCAGGTTCTCGAAAAGGCCGGAATGCCTCGTATAACCGGCATCGATTCCGAGGATAAATCGGACGCCTTTCTGGATGCCGTCCGTTGGGGTGCGGTGACCAATGCCGACAGGTCCTTCCTGCAGGCTCCCTTCCGCAGCGGAATCACCATCGAAGATTACCAGCTCGACCCATTGGTACGTGCCATAGACATGGCCCGAGTCAACCTGCTGATTGCGGACGACGTCGGTTTGGGTAAGACCATCGAAGCGGGGCTTGTCGTGCAGGAACTGCTTGTCCGTCATCGTGCGAGAACGGTCTTCATAGTCTGTCCGGCTTCGCTGCAGGTCAAGTGGCAGGTCGAGATGTGGGAAAAGTTCGGATTGGAATTCCGGATTGTCGATACCGATTACATCAAGCGTCTGCGACGTGAACGAGGCATACATGCCAACCCATGGACTTCGTTCCCGCGACTCATCACTTCCATGGACTGGATGAAAAGCGGTGAAGGTCTCCGGCTTGTCAAAGATTGCCTTCCTCCGACCATTACTTATCCGAGAAAGTTCGACATTCTGATCATCGATGAAGCACACAATGTCGCACCGTCGACTGCCTCCAAGTACGCTCTGGAAAGTCAGAGAATCGGTTGATCAGAACAATCGCTCCGCATTTCGAACACCGGCTTTTTCTGAGTGCCACGCCGCACAACGGGTATCAGGAGTCCTTCACCTCGTTGCTGGAATTGCTGGATGACCAGCGGTTCGCCCGATCCGTCATGCCCGACGAGAAACAGCTGCAACGTGTGATGGTCAGACGGCTCAAGACGGATCTGGTCGATGCAGACGGAAACCCTTTGTATCCGAAAAGAAGGCTGATGCCTCTCGAGGTCGATTACTCGGCTGAGGAACGTGAGATACACGACCTCCTGAAACAATTCACGGCTGCCCGTGCAAAGAGCGTCAAGGGCAGTTCCTTCGAATACGGCTCCGACTTCGTCCACAAACTCTTGAAAAAGAGACTTTTCTCTTCCCCAATGGCTTTTGCGGGAACGCTGGCCAAACACCGGGAGAGTTTGGAGCGTCCCAGACCGAAACAAAAGGCCGGGGCCATGGACGACAAGATCCTTAAAAAAGCCATCCTGAAGGCGGAAGAGGATTTTGCCAACGACCAGCTCTACGAAGATGCCCAGTACGAAGCGGTGGAAGCTGCCGGTGAATTGTCGGTCCCTCTCGATCAGGATCAACGGCAGATGCTCGACAAGTTGACCGCATGGGCCGAAAAATCGAAAAACCGGGTGGACGCCAAAGCGTCGGCCATCGTCGACTGGCTCGAAGCGCATTTGAAGACCGATGGCGAATGGAACGGTAAGCGAGTGATTCTCTTTACCGAGTTCCGCGCCACCCATGTATGGATGGAACAAATTCTGACCACCTACGGCTTCGGCGGCGAGCGCATGATGCTGATGCATGGTGGTGTCGACCAGAACGATCGTGAAAAGATCAAGTCGGCATTTCAGGCTCATCCGGATATTTCACCCGTCAGAATACTGTTGGCCACCGATGCGGCCTCCGAAGGTATCGACCTGCAGAACTACTGTAACCACATGATCCATATCGAGATTCCGTGGAATCCGAACGTCATGGAACAGAGGAACGGTCGTATCGACCGACACGGCCAGAAGGAATCCGAAGTCTTCATCTGGCATCCAGTGGGAAAAGGGTT
Proteins encoded in this region:
- the mobH gene encoding MobH family relaxase; translation: MLNISWLKKDKAKSEAVPPDIPGILSIRSVDDLLSPHRGMMVQIDELAGLSERNFNRYYLHAIRNFTRFVQLLPASEVHHHAGPGGMLTHTLEVCVNALKIRRSYLLSESGGAEEIAAKQDLWTYAVFLAALSHDLAKVAVDQSVTVYDADRKAIPWSPWDSFLDEQGVWYSTEFQRGRKYRLHEKASLLLIHRIIPSYALNWLSGDRHIFEQWLACVSGDIENASSIGEIVGSADSKSVATNLGADSSRMSTVRTKPLHEKMLTALRHLLNEGDLPLNRNGAAGWVSGDDCWLVSKRTVDAIRDQLTQEGHSGIPTKNGRMFDILQEHGVLIPYGDKAIWPAVVEGEGWRNELTMIRIAVAKIWTNPDNRPDEFGGRIVPAEMESVADDEVRPIAENNTDIRTNVTANESASDSESVNEETPPTVADESSSDSQGAVAYFDLAEFLPSDTDSLGDGHGVDSQHMQESKSKDTEPGSTPQNPRVDTTQKKADGVQVPQFMNQSTDDQSASFKTDSEKDTNDPVEQFFSWLSSGIHKGEIKTNRPRARVHVVKEGVALITPGIFQDYVLSQKLDKSEWTSFQKKVLKKNWHMKDGRGLNVISYQVVGSNKSAKVNVILFPNTSQVFGKNEPPKVNPHLIQE
- a CDS encoding SNF2-related protein gives rise to the protein MDELYQTSSNHFITSVPEPGQLVEVRRRQWVVSDVQGQSFEANGEQHVVTLSSLDEDALGEELQVVWQIEPGAQVLEKAGMPRITGIDSEDKSDAFLDAVRWGAVTNADRSFLQAPFRSGITIEDYQLDPLVRAIDMARVNLLIADDVGLGKTIEAGLVVQELLVRHRARTVFIVCPASLQVKWQVEMWEKFGLEFRIVDTDYIKRLRRERGIHANPWTSFPRLITSMDWMKSGEGLRLVKDCLPPTITYPRKFDILIIDEAHNVAPSTASKYALESQRIG
- a CDS encoding recombinase family protein gives rise to the protein MLIGYARVSKADGSQMLNLQIDALLGAGVEKNHIYTDHASGTKEDRPGLQACLKALRSGDTLIVWKLDRLGRNLKHLVTTTHELSNQDIGFRVLAGQGANIDTTTTNGKLIFGIFAVLAEFERDLISERTKAGLAAARARGRKGGAKPSLTKAQIRQAQASMGKRETVVSELCKELGITKPTLYRYVGPDGSLREFGKKVLGIKQ
- a CDS encoding DNA cytosine methyltransferase, translated to MFCGAGGLTRGLENSGIEVKLGVDIDPACAYPYTENNAARFLLKSVEEMRGDEVVDTFAGANLKLLAGCAPCQTFSSYNQKANSTDRRWWLLLEFGRFVRETCPELVTMENVPGLVEQNVFRDFVDDLKNRGYEVDYRVVNCADYGLPQQRSRLVLLASRLGEIELIPPTHSESERRTVHHAIGDLPPLKAGEVDSRDPLHQSATLSPINLKRILASRPGGSWRDWPRELVADCHKKDSGKTYPSVYGRMSWKEPAPTMTTQFYGFGNGRFGHPEQNRAISLREGAILQSFPDGYKFTPPGEPISKKTIGRLIGNAVPVILGEVIGRSIQDHVNRLDRRTDKN